DNA from Krasilnikovia cinnamomea:
CGGGTCACCGCGAGCCCGTCGGCGGCGAGGACGCCGCCGCCCGCCCGGCGCACGGCCAGCGGCACGGGCAGACCCTCGTCGAAGGGGGCGTCCCGCTTGCCCATCCCGACCAGCGCGAGGCCGGGCTCCGGGACGGACAGGACCTGGGCGTACAGGTCCAGGGCGGCGGCCAGCGGGCCTTCGGCGGGTACCCGGCGAAACGGTGTGCGCTCGGCGTACAGGCCGTCGTCGTGGGTCACCGAGGCGCCGCTGCGCAGCACCGTACGCAGCTCGTGGCCGGGCAGCCACTGCCCGGCCAGCAGCGCGGCGACCCGGTCGAACCAGGCGCTGCCGCCCGCCGACACCAGCACCCGCGGGCCCAGCAGTCCGGCCGCCGCCAGCGCCCGCGCACCGTCCGCCAGACCGGCCAGGAAGGCGTCCACCTCGGCCTGCCCGGCCAGCCCACCCTCGTAGCCGGTCACCCCGGCCAGCTCCAGGCCCGCGACCCCGGTCACGGCCCGGGCCACGACGATCAACTGCTCGACGGTACGGCAGCCCGTGCGCCCGCCGGAGTGCCCCACCTCGACCAGCACGCGAAGGCGTCCCCCGGCCCCGGGAGAACCGCCCGCGCCCGGCCCGCCCACGCCCGAACCACCCGCGCGAGATCCGACCGCGCCCGGCGCGACCGCGTGAGATCCGGCCGCCTCAGATCCGGTTGCGTGGGTGACGAGGCCGTCGATGGCAGCCGCGGCCGCGGCC
Protein-coding regions in this window:
- a CDS encoding alanine racemase; the encoded protein is MTLEIPGERIDWRSKGFWLPGTSVTGPEFAAARPGLFDGAFTWPVLVLRRSAALANIATMAAYCARHGLDFAPHAKTTMAPALLAAQLDAGAWGMTVATANQALVLRRLGVPRVVLANQVLDPTALRWLAGESARGWEVYLQVDSTAGVAAAAAAIDGLVTHATGSEAAGSHAVAPGAVGSRAGGSGVGGPGAGGSPGAGGRLRVLVEVGHSGGRTGCRTVEQLIVVARAVTGVAGLELAGVTGYEGGLAGQAEVDAFLAGLADGARALAAAGLLGPRVLVSAGGSAWFDRVAALLAGQWLPGHELRTVLRSGASVTHDDGLYAERTPFRRVPAEGPLAAALDLYAQVLSVPEPGLALVGMGKRDAPFDEGLPVPLAVRRAGGGVLAADGLAVTRLNDHHAYLDTPPDVPLAPGDIVRFGISHPCTAFDKWRHIPVVDDELRVVDVLHTYF